A window of Metabacillus sp. B2-18 contains these coding sequences:
- a CDS encoding CAP domain-containing protein: MAVLLITTLLITMNIGINKTYAAEFRKVDFEAQNLEAILQVFNDRIDYGNIGIIDSYYDLLSTYIKIVEIEVGKIRGKSNRDKLNETYVRPAKIAKERVIYEVSQYRLLKNIGLQVIDGNTDITSDLNKLTRLKKRAVAIKEAGNYEDVPSYIDSSLEMIENSLRTNNFVKIEKGNTFKINEFEYDVFLMTNIERLISGKDNPLILNFKLSSVAREKANDMGLNNYFSHQSPTYGSPTEMMKQFGITYQIAAENIAAGYQSPEAVVSGWMNSPGHRMNILGLHKEIGIGFATAEKAKYSTYWTQMFILDI; this comes from the coding sequence ATGGCTGTTTTGTTAATAACAACCTTATTAATAACTATGAACATAGGGATAAACAAAACATATGCAGCTGAATTTAGAAAAGTCGATTTCGAAGCTCAAAATTTAGAGGCAATCTTACAGGTATTCAACGATAGGATTGACTATGGAAATATAGGAATCATTGATAGTTATTATGATCTATTATCAACCTATATTAAGATAGTTGAAATAGAGGTTGGTAAGATAAGAGGAAAGTCCAATAGAGACAAGCTTAATGAGACATATGTGCGACCAGCTAAAATTGCGAAAGAAAGAGTGATCTATGAGGTATCACAATACCGTTTGTTGAAAAATATCGGATTACAAGTTATTGATGGTAACACAGATATTACTAGCGATTTAAATAAGTTAACTCGATTAAAAAAGAGGGCAGTAGCAATTAAAGAAGCGGGTAATTATGAAGATGTACCATCTTATATTGATTCTTCACTCGAAATGATTGAAAACTCATTAAGAACTAATAATTTCGTAAAGATCGAAAAGGGCAATACGTTTAAGATTAACGAGTTTGAATACGATGTTTTTTTAATGACAAATATCGAAAGGTTAATAAGTGGTAAAGATAACCCACTAATCTTAAACTTTAAATTAAGTTCTGTTGCCAGAGAAAAAGCCAATGACATGGGTTTAAACAACTATTTTAGTCATCAATCTCCAACATACGGTTCCCCCACTGAAATGATGAAGCAGTTTGGTATCACTTATCAAATAGCAGCTGAAAATATCGCTGCCGGCTATCAATCACCAGAAGCAGTAGTTAGCGGTTGGATGAATAGTCCTGGACATAGAATGAATATCCTTGGTCTTCATAAAGAAATTGGAATTGGCTTCGCAACTGCTGAGAAGGCGAAGTATAGTACATACTGGACTCAGATGTTTATACTTGATATATAA
- a CDS encoding FtsX-like permease family protein, with translation MKQWQIAWRNLMRRKLRTFLTILSIVIGVASTFSVIAAVDSAEKSFPIFVQKAFAKADFILAGTDAYFSEDVYKQMETIDGATSVALLKENTKLVVEEEEISSIQKRMVVTGYSKLDTAVTGFELIEGDLNGGGAVITDRTAKIWGSRIGDSISFNTDQGIKNIEVSAIIKYTQELMGPSSWNMAKYHHWAVALPLPVVQEWFGLEGQIQGIQGKANDRESVASVKQAADQVAKMNSDIFMQPVVININEEFQKMDSFFMALYIAGFLGIILSAFIIFNSLYVSIKERKNEFAVLKTIGYTPGQLQAMVLSEVILLALIGTVIGLVVGYGMALGLTNLVFMLIGIQEGNSIVLLPGILLSLLAGLVVPVIAAWYPIRDVGKISVIKVLKEHKSKAKPTNKWVGILGIVLIISSFFIEHLLLVLPLMVGIACIFPYLFRLFVLVMKGFYGLIFRFSGDMAMRNLHRNLSRSSMTSVILCLGIAMIVLMSSLNSALLQTYEKMVHSTYGGNLDIMFHHIEEGDLEKIKNTEGVADATTYSLQSIIWTLDGEKRMLPIFGVGEDWIDRFPLFTGQNETHGDLIKRLHDDEIILDEISYEVWGGRIGESITLDTLDGAKSFKVIAVVNTMKNRGYGAFMNEAHFKESFGVKFEKNALVLKDDETSSLQLRENIYGQFGERVEEMWGPEDWVTVIGSMVTSSFSIINALVILAIIISGIGITNTLLINIMERVREIGMMRAVGVTRKQVVRMVILEGFGIGLAATVIGILFGILLIYMTSGFMEYNNLTFEFGVSPLIITLIFSFGILISLVSSFAPSRRAAKIPLNEALRYE, from the coding sequence ATGAAACAATGGCAAATCGCATGGCGTAACTTAATGCGTCGAAAGTTGAGAACCTTCCTGACAATTTTATCGATTGTCATCGGTGTCGCGTCCACTTTTTCGGTTATTGCTGCAGTGGATTCAGCAGAGAAGTCATTTCCAATCTTTGTACAAAAAGCCTTCGCAAAAGCGGATTTCATTCTTGCAGGCACCGATGCGTATTTTTCAGAAGACGTGTATAAGCAAATGGAAACGATTGATGGTGCGACATCTGTTGCACTATTAAAAGAAAATACAAAGCTTGTCGTAGAGGAGGAAGAGATATCTTCTATCCAAAAAAGGATGGTTGTGACAGGTTACAGTAAGCTCGATACAGCTGTTACTGGATTTGAGCTAATCGAAGGCGATCTAAACGGTGGAGGTGCTGTTATAACTGATAGAACAGCTAAGATATGGGGTTCAAGGATTGGTGATTCTATCTCGTTTAATACAGATCAAGGAATAAAAAACATCGAGGTTTCCGCTATTATCAAGTACACACAAGAGTTAATGGGACCATCCAGTTGGAATATGGCAAAGTATCATCATTGGGCAGTCGCTCTTCCACTACCAGTTGTTCAAGAATGGTTTGGGTTAGAGGGTCAAATTCAAGGAATTCAAGGAAAAGCAAATGATCGGGAAAGTGTTGCATCAGTTAAGCAAGCCGCTGATCAAGTTGCAAAAATGAATTCAGACATCTTTATGCAACCAGTCGTTATCAATATTAATGAAGAATTTCAAAAAATGGATTCCTTTTTCATGGCATTGTATATCGCTGGTTTCCTAGGGATCATATTAAGTGCTTTCATCATCTTTAATTCACTATACGTGAGCATAAAGGAAAGAAAAAATGAATTTGCCGTTCTAAAAACGATTGGATATACCCCAGGACAACTTCAGGCCATGGTGTTATCAGAGGTGATCCTGTTAGCGTTGATTGGAACTGTAATTGGGTTGGTCGTTGGATATGGAATGGCATTAGGATTAACAAATCTCGTCTTTATGCTGATCGGTATTCAAGAAGGAAATAGTATTGTTCTTTTACCAGGGATTTTATTATCGTTACTCGCAGGATTGGTTGTTCCAGTCATTGCAGCTTGGTATCCGATTAGAGATGTAGGAAAAATTAGCGTGATAAAAGTATTAAAGGAGCACAAATCAAAAGCGAAACCTACGAATAAATGGGTGGGGATCCTCGGTATCGTTCTAATTATTTCAAGTTTTTTTATTGAACATTTACTATTAGTTTTGCCACTAATGGTGGGGATTGCATGCATCTTCCCATATTTATTTAGACTGTTTGTACTCGTTATGAAAGGGTTTTATGGTCTTATATTCAGATTTTCAGGAGATATGGCAATGAGGAATTTACATCGCAATCTTAGTCGCTCTTCGATGACCTCTGTCATACTTTGCCTGGGAATTGCCATGATTGTGTTAATGAGTTCTTTGAATTCAGCACTATTACAGACCTATGAAAAAATGGTTCATTCAACATATGGTGGGAATCTTGATATTATGTTTCACCACATTGAAGAAGGAGATCTAGAAAAAATCAAAAATACAGAAGGTGTTGCCGATGCAACGACATATTCTTTACAATCAATCATTTGGACTCTAGATGGAGAAAAACGAATGCTCCCTATATTTGGAGTTGGAGAAGATTGGATTGATCGTTTTCCGCTGTTTACCGGACAAAATGAAACACATGGTGACTTAATTAAACGTTTACATGACGATGAAATCATTCTTGATGAAATTTCCTACGAAGTATGGGGTGGAAGAATTGGAGAAAGCATCACGCTAGATACCCTAGATGGAGCAAAGTCATTTAAGGTTATTGCTGTCGTTAATACAATGAAAAATAGAGGATATGGTGCGTTTATGAACGAGGCTCATTTTAAAGAGAGCTTCGGAGTGAAATTTGAAAAAAATGCATTAGTGTTGAAGGATGATGAAACAAGTTCACTTCAGTTAAGAGAAAATATCTATGGGCAATTTGGAGAACGCGTGGAAGAAATGTGGGGCCCAGAGGATTGGGTAACCGTCATAGGCTCCATGGTGACAAGCTCGTTTAGCATTATTAATGCATTAGTCATTTTGGCAATTATTATATCAGGGATCGGAATCACGAATACATTGCTAATCAATATCATGGAACGTGTTCGTGAAATCGGAATGATGCGTGCAGTAGGGGTCACACGAAAACAAGTCGTCCGAATGGTTATTCTTGAAGGGTTCGGAATAGGCTTAGCAGCAACTGTCATCGGTATTCTATTCGGTATCCTATTAATCTATATGACATCTGGCTTTATGGAGTATAATAACCTAACGTTTGAGTTTGGCGTGTCCCCACTGATCATTACGTTGATTTTCTCGTTTGGAATACTCATAAGCTTGGTTTCAAGTTTTGCCCCTTCAAGAAGAGCTGCAAAAATTCCATTAAATGAGGCGTTGCGATATGAGTAA
- a CDS encoding tyrosine-protein phosphatase, which translates to MRNNQLIQHFEKIYNFRDIGGVKTEQGSTIKKGVLYRSDKLSNMTPRDLEKLKKFKIKTILDLRSEKEYNKNKPLLLSAEEINSVNIPLLPIETQDANFRKFLSFLFRKTGAEDFKNFTREYYHSIAFYQTPQIKKILTLISDDKNWPVLINCSAGKDRTGIIVSIIQSLVQVPYQRVLEEYLLTNDYYKHRLDIFIKVMRWMTLFQVSPERTEFILKAHPEVLEQLYTNIKERFGTVETYLMEACQLEVEILDRLKQNLVLKSKE; encoded by the coding sequence ATGAGAAACAATCAATTAATACAACACTTTGAAAAAATATATAATTTTCGTGACATCGGAGGGGTAAAAACAGAGCAAGGATCTACCATAAAAAAAGGTGTGCTCTATCGCTCAGATAAGTTATCTAACATGACTCCACGTGATCTGGAAAAATTAAAGAAATTTAAGATTAAAACAATTTTAGACCTTCGATCAGAAAAAGAATATAACAAGAATAAGCCCTTATTACTTTCTGCTGAGGAGATAAATTCTGTGAACATTCCTCTACTTCCCATAGAGACTCAAGATGCTAATTTCCGAAAGTTTCTTAGCTTTTTGTTTCGAAAGACAGGAGCAGAAGATTTTAAAAACTTTACTAGGGAGTATTATCACAGTATTGCATTCTATCAAACTCCACAGATAAAAAAAATACTTACCTTAATCTCTGATGATAAAAATTGGCCGGTGCTCATCAATTGTTCAGCTGGAAAGGATAGAACAGGGATTATTGTATCAATCATTCAGTCCTTAGTTCAGGTACCCTACCAAAGGGTATTGGAAGAATATCTCTTAACCAACGATTATTACAAACATCGATTAGATATATTTATAAAAGTCATGAGATGGATGACTCTTTTTCAAGTCTCCCCAGAGCGTACTGAATTCATATTAAAGGCTCATCCTGAAGTGCTCGAGCAATTATATACCAATATTAAGGAGCGGTTTGGAACCGTAGAAACCTATCTTATGGAAGCTTGCCAACTAGAAGTAGAGATTCTAGATAGACTGAAGCAGAATCTAGTCCTGAAAAGTAAGGAGTAG
- the istA gene encoding IS21 family transposase, whose amino-acid sequence MTLSRTQESQILDLHLIGTAQRAIAKEVAVCLDSVNKRIQHFKQTGTTHMPYKKRTSQYDPQEEMIRQRIRYYLSLEKRKSRFTVNQLHLSLLNDGYIVKKSKVGQWVRFERNRLKESYLDIYHEPGVAVQFDWGSKTIRVNQRNKLIHFAVFALPYSNFRYVHVTEKMDSKSFVDAFISFTKHIKCVFSILLIDNMKIAVKNRSFRENQIQLTDLFKQLENHYGMTVRPCTPYKPNQKGTVENAVATLKQELHGLNQDYKSIKHLQNEINVIFKRLNDKKHPTKNNTCQKLMKYECSLAGQVPSKHFVYFHEITRKVRNDTLVSLDGNYYSAPEEYKGEKVKIKYNDRTVKILSSDGKTLAKYSRCYGKGYRKYRVWNMLRMHQHKSDGFDQSNQKRQLPRWLKKLYDQHFNQYAEDYFIFLELIKNASRDNVKRLLKYHSVHDIKLTSISAFDFISRC is encoded by the coding sequence ATGACATTATCCAGAACCCAAGAATCACAAATCCTAGATTTACACCTAATCGGTACTGCTCAGCGGGCAATTGCTAAAGAAGTTGCTGTTTGTTTAGATAGTGTAAATAAACGTATTCAGCACTTTAAACAAACCGGTACCACACATATGCCTTATAAAAAGAGAACTTCCCAGTATGACCCCCAAGAAGAAATGATCAGACAAAGAATTCGGTATTATCTATCATTAGAGAAACGTAAAAGTAGATTCACAGTAAATCAATTACATCTGAGTCTACTAAATGACGGTTATATTGTTAAAAAATCTAAAGTAGGACAATGGGTAAGATTTGAGCGAAATCGTTTGAAGGAAAGCTATCTAGATATTTATCATGAACCAGGTGTAGCTGTACAATTCGACTGGGGATCAAAAACAATTAGAGTAAATCAGCGTAACAAACTTATCCATTTTGCAGTGTTTGCTCTACCTTACAGTAATTTTCGCTATGTACATGTTACTGAGAAAATGGATTCAAAGTCTTTCGTAGATGCATTTATCTCTTTTACAAAGCATATCAAATGCGTATTTTCCATTCTACTTATAGATAATATGAAAATTGCTGTAAAAAATCGTTCATTTAGGGAAAACCAAATACAATTAACAGACCTATTCAAACAGCTAGAGAATCATTATGGAATGACGGTACGCCCGTGTACTCCTTATAAACCAAATCAAAAGGGAACTGTTGAAAATGCTGTAGCTACATTAAAACAAGAACTTCATGGTCTGAACCAAGACTATAAATCTATTAAGCATTTACAAAATGAAATAAACGTGATCTTTAAAAGATTGAATGATAAAAAACACCCAACAAAAAATAATACATGTCAGAAACTAATGAAATATGAGTGTTCACTGGCAGGCCAAGTTCCTTCAAAGCATTTCGTTTACTTTCATGAGATTACTAGAAAGGTTAGAAATGATACATTAGTTTCATTAGATGGTAATTATTATTCTGCACCTGAAGAATATAAAGGAGAAAAGGTGAAGATAAAATATAATGACCGAACTGTTAAGATCCTGTCTAGTGATGGGAAAACTTTAGCTAAATATAGCCGTTGCTACGGAAAGGGATACAGGAAATACAGAGTATGGAATATGTTACGTATGCATCAGCATAAATCAGATGGTTTTGATCAATCCAACCAGAAAAGACAACTACCTCGCTGGCTTAAAAAACTATATGATCAGCATTTTAACCAATACGCAGAAGACTACTTTATATTTCTTGAATTAATTAAGAATGCTTCGAGGGATAATGTAAAGAGGTTATTAAAATATCACAGCGTACACGATATAAAGTTAACATCTATTTCAGCTTTTGACTTTATATCTAGATGTTAG
- a CDS encoding response regulator transcription factor — translation MAKIMIVDDEAHIRELVRLYLDDEGFEIVEMSNGAEALDYAENHKLDLVILDIMMPKLDGWELCKELRELGDIPILMITSKGEAQDKIKGFKLGTDDYLVKPFDPVELVLRVRALLKRYRIAASNMINLGEVELDRKTYQVIYQDGRRVTIPMKEFELLYKLGSYIGQLFTRDNLIEEIWGIDYEGDERTVDVHIKRLRERFAEFENDFKIVTIRGLGYRLEVYRD, via the coding sequence TTGGCGAAGATTATGATTGTTGATGATGAAGCTCATATTCGTGAACTTGTTCGTCTGTATTTGGATGATGAGGGCTTTGAGATTGTTGAGATGTCAAATGGGGCAGAGGCATTGGATTATGCAGAGAATCATAAGTTGGACCTAGTGATCTTAGATATTATGATGCCTAAATTAGATGGTTGGGAGCTATGTAAGGAACTTCGTGAATTAGGCGATATCCCAATCTTGATGATTACCTCAAAAGGAGAGGCTCAAGATAAAATTAAGGGGTTTAAGCTTGGTACAGATGATTATTTGGTAAAGCCTTTTGACCCAGTTGAGCTAGTTCTACGAGTACGTGCACTTCTTAAACGATACCGGATTGCTGCTTCTAATATGATAAATCTTGGAGAAGTTGAGTTAGATCGCAAAACATATCAAGTAATATATCAGGATGGTAGAAGGGTAACGATTCCAATGAAGGAATTTGAACTATTATACAAGCTTGGTAGCTATATTGGGCAGTTGTTCACTCGTGACAATCTTATTGAGGAAATTTGGGGCATTGATTATGAGGGGGATGAACGGACAGTTGATGTCCATATCAAACGACTTAGAGAACGTTTCGCAGAGTTCGAAAATGACTTTAAGATCGTAACCATTCGTGGCCTTGGGTACCGTTTGGAGGTGTACAGAGATTAA
- a CDS encoding Ig-like domain-containing protein, producing the protein MEFNTKVDKTTAEDEKNFLLNDVSLYATPATDAVAKLQDDGKTVIITAGTTGGFTTSSFTKDLGYSLTVNDVKNEQGTKTVEKTVKSFVYNDTVVPTLVSVEAKAATTTRSVTVKFDEPVQGIGVYKVNGKNASVSQGTDKSEVTLTTTDTLTAGQSYSLEVTNEKDTEGNLFAETPVTQNFTVLSDTTAQGISNVEVLGDDTLRVSFDEKMDATTLTGTSNIKLLDANGTDIVSRGASVVISATSGDTTGKKFDVKVTGSKSLFNSNKQLSLSLVLTDSVKDSVGNKVTSATQNVTFTLDETKPTITKVEYVKPGVTYDGSARTTGAIVLTFSEDLASAPSLTTSDYKAIKDDGTDETTTVGALTGSFKSNTKNVVILTPATALAGDKTETLRLNADLFTDDSIGANKNEASVQTIDLEKGIAGTDTSKPTVSTVTGIPGSPNTITVQFGEALTGLNGYLDVANYRLDGTALPAGTYITKTAADTVTINLPAGTVKETKNYAFNVINISDKAGNVMNTHAVNTVSLRDDIKPVLTSSKTNADNSITLSYTENVTGALEADFEVYLNGKTTKLPVASYTIADVTSGSDAGASLLKVVYAFEDTDTTPSNGDEKLFIEVDGLAGYTAGDILVVQGTYADSAAATAAYGATTVKLTDLTSIKVKTAASTKGADAASNTVKTGTEITVK; encoded by the coding sequence GTGGAATTTAATACTAAAGTAGATAAAACTACTGCAGAAGATGAAAAGAACTTTTTATTAAATGATGTTTCTCTATATGCAACTCCTGCAACTGATGCTGTAGCAAAATTACAAGATGATGGAAAAACTGTAATTATTACTGCTGGTACTACTGGAGGATTTACAACTTCATCATTCACTAAAGATTTAGGATATTCTTTAACAGTAAATGATGTTAAAAATGAACAAGGTACGAAAACTGTAGAGAAAACTGTGAAATCATTTGTATACAATGATACTGTTGTACCAACTCTTGTAAGTGTTGAAGCAAAAGCAGCTACTACTACTCGTTCAGTAACTGTTAAATTTGATGAGCCAGTACAAGGAATTGGTGTATATAAAGTAAATGGTAAAAATGCTTCAGTTTCACAAGGTACTGATAAGTCTGAAGTAACATTAACTACAACTGATACTTTAACAGCTGGTCAAAGTTATTCTTTAGAAGTAACTAATGAGAAAGATACTGAAGGCAACCTATTTGCAGAAACACCTGTAACACAAAACTTCACTGTTTTATCTGATACAACAGCTCAAGGAATTAGCAATGTTGAGGTACTAGGTGATGATACACTTCGTGTTTCTTTTGATGAAAAAATGGATGCTACAACTTTAACTGGTACTTCAAACATTAAATTATTAGATGCAAATGGTACTGATATCGTTTCAAGAGGAGCATCAGTAGTTATTTCTGCAACATCTGGTGATACAACTGGTAAGAAATTTGATGTTAAGGTTACAGGTTCAAAATCACTATTTAATTCTAACAAACAATTATCATTGTCATTAGTTTTAACTGATAGTGTTAAAGATTCTGTTGGTAACAAAGTTACATCAGCAACACAAAATGTAACATTTACACTTGATGAAACTAAACCAACTATTACAAAAGTTGAATATGTAAAACCTGGTGTAACTTATGATGGTTCAGCAAGAACAACTGGGGCTATCGTATTAACATTCAGTGAAGACTTAGCTTCAGCTCCATCTCTTACAACAAGCGATTATAAAGCTATTAAAGATGATGGTACAGATGAAACAACTACAGTAGGCGCATTAACTGGTTCATTTAAATCAAATACTAAAAATGTTGTTATTTTAACTCCTGCAACAGCATTAGCTGGAGATAAAACAGAAACACTTCGTTTAAATGCCGATTTATTCACTGATGATTCTATTGGTGCAAATAAAAATGAAGCTTCTGTTCAAACAATTGACTTAGAAAAAGGTATTGCTGGTACAGATACTTCTAAGCCAACTGTAAGCACAGTAACAGGAATCCCAGGTTCACCAAATACAATCACAGTACAATTTGGTGAAGCCCTTACTGGACTAAATGGTTATTTAGATGTTGCTAACTATCGTTTAGATGGTACTGCACTTCCAGCAGGAACTTACATTACAAAAACAGCTGCAGATACAGTAACTATTAACCTTCCAGCAGGGACTGTAAAAGAAACAAAAAATTATGCATTTAACGTAATTAATATTTCTGATAAAGCTGGAAATGTTATGAATACACATGCAGTTAACACTGTAAGTCTTCGTGATGATATTAAACCAGTTTTAACTTCAAGTAAAACTAATGCAGATAACTCAATTACTTTAAGCTACACAGAAAATGTAACAGGTGCATTAGAAGCTGATTTTGAAGTTTACTTAAATGGAAAAACAACTAAACTTCCAGTTGCTTCTTATACTATTGCTGACGTTACATCTGGTTCTGATGCTGGTGCATCTTTACTTAAAGTAGTTTATGCTTTCGAAGATACAGATACTACTCCTTCAAATGGAGATGAAAAACTATTTATTGAAGTTGATGGTTTAGCTGGTTACACTGCAGGTGATATCTTAGTAGTTCAAGGAACATATGCTGATTCTGCTGCTGCAACTGCTGCGTATGGTGCAACTACTGTTAAACTTACTGATTTAACTAGTATTAAAGTTAAAACTGCTGCATCAACTAAAGGTGCTGATGCTGCTTCTAATACTGTTAAAACTGGAACTGAAATTACAGTTAAGTAA
- a CDS encoding DUF6010 family protein, whose product MKKIEFKSVVVGILLALLVCKLFFSFSSPFSYQLFALFLAYTACVYLGAALSDSRVKWISIEFGLSCLFFNLAFLGLIFSPLWIAVGYLLHGVWDLLHHPKIIQTKVVKWFPPLCAVFDLVVAIFIIQFY is encoded by the coding sequence ATGAAAAAAATAGAGTTCAAAAGTGTTGTTGTAGGTATTCTATTAGCATTATTGGTTTGTAAACTATTCTTTTCCTTTTCATCTCCGTTTTCTTATCAATTGTTTGCATTATTCTTAGCATATACTGCTTGTGTTTATCTCGGAGCTGCATTGTCAGACTCACGTGTAAAATGGATTTCGATTGAATTTGGCTTATCGTGTTTATTCTTTAATCTAGCATTCTTAGGTCTTATATTCTCACCTCTATGGATAGCTGTTGGCTACCTATTACATGGGGTATGGGATCTTCTCCATCATCCAAAAATCATTCAAACTAAAGTAGTAAAATGGTTTCCACCATTATGTGCTGTCTTTGACTTAGTCGTTGCTATCTTTATTATTCAATTTTATTAA
- a CDS encoding sensor histidine kinase, whose amino-acid sequence MYQGRIHSEIRDILVSNGEKVIEIYKSTESDNLLPFLEAFTGTAQTRLQLYNQEGVPLLGEEMEVDRNYIESVLSGGREDYIYAGMNHLPIVGIPFEDNGESYALFLTVDRNKVEVEIMNSIHLMYVIILFLGSLLIIIAARYVVKPLIRLTDATKKMSQGHFNIELPTKRKDEIGVLSASFNEMARELGKLDQMRQEFVANVSHEIQSPLTSISGFSKALRQKQMSEEKRNQYLTIIEQESERLSRLGRNLLRLSHLQHDQHQHVITSFRLDEQLRDVVIGLEPQWSTKEITFDIKLEPLKVEADKDQLKQVWTNIINNSIKFTPRQGEIRITAKVKNTVFTVSITDNGEGIPEEERKDIFKPFHKVDKSRDPSIKGNGLGLSIVQQIIHLHHGTIEVGEGPEGGATFTVTIPMEFKG is encoded by the coding sequence ATGTACCAAGGGAGAATCCATTCTGAGATTCGAGATATCCTAGTTAGCAATGGAGAAAAGGTCATTGAAATCTATAAATCTACAGAATCTGATAATCTACTACCTTTTTTAGAGGCATTTACTGGTACAGCCCAAACTCGTCTTCAGCTATACAACCAAGAAGGTGTTCCACTTCTTGGAGAAGAAATGGAAGTGGATAGGAACTACATAGAGAGCGTTTTATCGGGAGGGAGAGAAGATTATATATATGCAGGAATGAATCATCTTCCGATAGTGGGAATACCATTTGAAGATAACGGAGAGTCTTATGCATTATTTTTAACGGTTGACAGGAATAAAGTCGAAGTTGAGATTATGAATTCTATTCATCTCATGTATGTCATCATTTTATTTTTAGGAAGCCTATTAATTATTATTGCAGCACGTTATGTTGTGAAACCTCTTATTCGCTTAACAGATGCAACAAAAAAGATGTCCCAGGGTCATTTTAATATCGAACTTCCTACGAAACGAAAAGATGAGATTGGTGTCTTAAGTGCAAGCTTTAATGAGATGGCTCGGGAACTTGGAAAGCTTGATCAAATGCGTCAAGAATTTGTGGCCAATGTCTCACATGAAATTCAATCACCCTTAACATCGATTTCAGGTTTTTCAAAAGCTCTAAGACAAAAGCAAATGAGTGAGGAAAAGCGAAACCAGTACTTGACAATTATTGAACAGGAAAGTGAGCGTTTATCTCGTCTAGGAAGGAATTTGTTACGATTATCTCATCTTCAGCATGACCAGCATCAGCATGTAATCACTTCTTTCCGTTTAGATGAACAACTGCGAGATGTGGTTATTGGATTGGAGCCGCAATGGAGCACTAAGGAAATTACCTTTGATATTAAGCTTGAGCCGTTGAAAGTTGAAGCAGATAAAGACCAGCTGAAACAGGTGTGGACAAATATTATTAATAACAGTATTAAATTTACCCCTAGACAAGGGGAAATTCGAATAACAGCTAAGGTAAAGAATACTGTATTCACAGTATCAATCACAGATAATGGTGAAGGCATTCCAGAAGAGGAACGAAAAGATATTTTCAAACCATTTCATAAAGTGGATAAGTCCCGAGATCCTTCTATTAAAGGAAACGGTCTTGGCTTATCCATTGTTCAACAAATCATCCATCTTCATCATGGAACGATTGAAGTAGGAGAAGGCCCTGAAGGAGGGGCAACATTCACTGTTACAATACCTATGGAATTTAAAGGATAA
- a CDS encoding ABC transporter ATP-binding protein produces the protein MIKVSNVSKVYSLESGDFYALKDNNIHIKKGEFVAIMGPSGSGKSTLLQLLGGLDLPSTGNIVVDDVQLNGLSEKELTQFRRTKVGFVFQNYQLLPMMTVGENIALSLSANNASKEKIKSTVSQLLSDVKLEGKESQFPSQLSGGQQQRVAIARALAMKPKLILADEPTGNLDQINGEGILNLLSKLNLEDQITIVMVTHDLQAAQVANRIITVRDGLIIEDGVKGGHHNETMANRMA, from the coding sequence ATGATAAAAGTGTCAAATGTATCAAAGGTGTATTCTTTAGAATCAGGAGATTTTTACGCATTAAAAGATAATAATATCCACATTAAAAAGGGCGAATTTGTAGCGATAATGGGCCCAAGTGGATCAGGGAAAAGTACTTTACTGCAATTGCTCGGGGGTCTAGATCTACCAAGCACAGGAAACATTGTGGTGGATGATGTTCAATTAAATGGATTAAGTGAGAAAGAACTGACTCAATTCCGACGTACAAAAGTCGGCTTCGTCTTTCAAAACTATCAGCTTTTACCGATGATGACAGTGGGAGAAAACATTGCCTTGTCACTATCAGCAAACAATGCTTCTAAAGAGAAAATTAAATCGACAGTTAGCCAGCTTTTATCTGATGTGAAACTTGAAGGAAAAGAATCTCAATTTCCTTCTCAGTTAAGTGGAGGGCAGCAACAAAGGGTAGCAATTGCCAGAGCATTGGCTATGAAACCAAAGTTAATTTTAGCGGATGAACCAACAGGAAATCTTGATCAGATAAATGGGGAAGGGATTTTGAACTTACTTTCAAAGCTTAATCTAGAGGACCAAATAACCATCGTGATGGTAACCCATGATTTACAAGCGGCACAAGTTGCCAATCGGATCATCACAGTCCGAGATGGATTAATTATAGAGGACGGTGTAAAAGGAGGTCATCATAATGAAACAATGGCAAATCGCATGGCGTAA